From the Sphingomonas sabuli genome, the window CTTCGTCGACGCCGCCCACGCGCGCGGGATGAAGGTCTACATGGATATTATCGCCAACCACACTGCCGACGTCATCCAGTTCGCGGAGTGCGCCGGCAAGGGCGAGTGTCCGTACCGCAGCATCGCCGATTATCCGTACCAGCGGCGCGGTGGCGCGACCGGCCCCGCGATCAACTCCGGATTCTCCGGTGAGCGAGAGGAGACCGCAGCCAACTTCTCACGGCTGACCGATCCCGATTACGCCTACACCATCCGCATCCCGGACTCGGAAAAGACGGTCAAGGTCCCGTCCTGGCTCAACGACCCGGCCTACTATCACAATCGCGGCGATACGACCTTTCGCGGAGAGTCGAGCCAGATGGGCGACTTCGTCGGCCTCGACGATCTGTTCACCGAACATCCGCGCGTGGTCCAGGGCATGATCGACATCTACGGCAAGTGGATCGACGATTACGGCGTCGACGGATTTCGCATCGACACCGCGCAGCACGTCAATCCGGAATTCTGGCAAAAGTTCGTGCCCGCGATGATGGAGCGTGCCCGGGCGCGCGGCATTCCCAATTTCCATATTTTCGGCGAGGTCGCGACCTCGGAAATGGATCCGGCGCACCTGGCCGTGAACACGATCGTCGACCGGCTTCCCACCGTACTCGATTTCGCCTTCGGCCGAGCAGTGATCGACACCGTCGCCGGCGATATCGGCACCGACCAGTTGGCCAAGCTGTTCCGCGCCGACCCGATTTACGCCGGCGGCGTCGCCACCGCCCGCCGCTTGCCGACCTTTCTCGGCAATCACGACGCCGGCCGCTTTGGCATGTTCGTCCGCAAGGCGAAGCCGCAGGCAGGTGATGACGAAGTGCTCAAGCGGACGATCCTGGGCCATGCGATGCTGCTGACGCTGCGCGGCGTGCCGACCATCTATTCGGGCGACGAACAGGGCTTCGCCGGCAAGGGCGGCGATCAGGATGCGCGCCAGGACATGTTCGCTAGCCGCACCGCCACCTACAATGAGGACAGCTTGATCGGCACACGGGCGACCACCGCGGCGGCGAATTTCGACACCGGCCACCCGATCTATCGCAAGATTGCCACCCTGGCACGCATTCGCACCAGTCACCCGGCACTGACCCGGGGAGAGCAACGGCTCCGCTTTGCGTCCGACAAGCCTGGGCTGTTCGCCATGTCGCGGTTCGACCCGTCGACCGGGCGCGAGACGCTGTTGCTGTACAACACGTCGGCGCAACCGATTGCGCAGAACGTCCGCGTAGATGTCGGATCGACCCGCTTCACGGCGCTGGCCGGCCCGTGCCCGGCGAAGCCCGTCGCTCCGGGCTCCGTCGCGATCAGCCTGCCCGCCCTGAGCTATGCGGTGTGCGATGCACGCTGAGGAAGCCATCCGGGAAACACCCGTTGCCGAGCGCGGCAAGGAATGGTGGCGCGGCGCGGCCATCTACCAGATCTATCCGCGCAGCTTTGCCGACAGCGACGGCGATGGCATCGGCGATCTGCGCGGGATCACCGGCCGCCTCGATTACGTCGCGAGCCTTGGTGTCGATGCGATCTGGCTGTCGCCATTCTTCACCTCGCCGATGCGCGATTTCGGATATGACGTGGCCGACTTTTGCGATGTCGACCCGGTGTTCGGGACGCTGGCCGATTTCGACGCCCTGCTGAAGCGCGCGCACGAACTCGGGCTGCGGGTCATCATCGACCAGGTCTATTCCCACAGCTCGGACCAGCACGCCTGGTTCGCGGAAAGCCGGTCGTCGCGCGATAATCCGCGGGCCGACTGGTACGTTTGGCATGACCCCAAGCCGGACGGATCGCCGCCCAATAACTGGCAATCGGTTTTCGGCGGTCCGGCATGGGAATGGGATTCGCGCCGCAGCCAATATTATCTGCACAATTTCCTGCCCGAGCAGCCGGATCTGAACCTGCACAATCCGGCGGTTCAGGACGCGATCCTGGGTGTCGCCCAATTCTGGCTGGACCGGGGGGTCGACGGCTTTCGCATCGACGCGGTCAACTTCGCCATGCACGACCCGCAGCTGCACGATAACCCGCCCGCGGCTTCAGGCCACAAGGGCGGCCGGCCGTTCGATTTCCAGCAGCATCTTTACAACCAGTCGCACCCGGACATCCCGAAGTTCCTGGAACGGGTGAAGGCGCTGGCCAACCACTATCCCGACCGCTTCCTGCTGGCCGAGGTGGGTGGCGACCGTGCGCTTCAGGAGATGCTGGACTACACTCGGGGCGACGGCCGGCTCGACAGCGCCTACAGCTTCGACTTCCTCTACGCCGATCGGCTGGACGCGAAGCTGGTCTGCCAAACCCAATCGGCATGGCCCGACAGCCTGGATTCGGGCTGGCCGTGTTTTGCCTTCGAAAACCACGACTCCTCGCGCGCCGTGTCGCGCTGGCAGGGTGACGGGGACGCAAGCGCTTTCCTGGCGATGAAGATGGCGCTGCTTGCCTGCCTGCGCGGCTCGATCATCATCTACCAGGGGGAGGAGCTCGGGCTCGATCAGGTCGACATACCGTTCGACAAGATCAGGGATCCCGAAGCGGTCCGCAACTGGCCGCTAACCCTGTCGCGCGACGGTGCACGGACGCCGTTCCCGTGGTCGGAAAGCGCGCAGAACGCCGGTTTCAGTCGCGCCGAACCGTGGCTTCCGCTGGGTCCCGGCCATGCCGCCTTGGCGCAGGACGCCCAGGAGCGCGATCCGCAATCTCTGATGAATCTCACCCGCCGCCTTCTCATGCTTCGCCAGAACCATCCGGCGTTGCGCTCCGGAACGCTGGAACGCTGCACTGCCGATGGCGACCTGCTGACCCTTGAGCGGGCGGGCGATGGCGAGACCATCACCTGCCGGTTCAACCTCGGCGGCGGCACCCGGTCCATTGACGCGGGCGAGGCTGGCAGCGTCATCCTTGCCCTTGGCGGCGCGAATCGCAGCTCGCTGCCCCCTTATGCGGTACTGGTCACGCGCCGACCCTAGCCTTCGCCACCGGGGCGCGTCGCAAACCCCACTAGTCGGCGACCCGTCAGAGGGTGTAAGTGGCCCCCGTGCATACAGCTTCCGGCATATTATTGTTTATCGCCACGGTGTTAGCGATGGAGGGCGTGGCCTATGTTGCCCACCGGTGGGTGATGCACGGCTTAGGCTGGTTCCTTCACGAGAGCCATCATCGCGAGCGCCACGGCTGGTTCGAACTCAACGATCTGTACGCGCTGATCTTCGCCGTCCCGTCGATCGTCCTCCTCTACGGCGGTGTGCAGGCTGGCTGGGGTGATTGGGCGACCTGGGTCGGCGCCGGGATCGCGGCCTATGGAGCCATCTACTTCGGCTTTCACGACGTCATCGTCCATCGCCGCATCGGTCACCGCTACGTCCCTCGTTCGACCTATATGAAGCGCATCGTTCAGGCGCACCGGCTGCACCATGTGACTACCAGCAAGCATGGCTCGGTCAGCTTCGGATTCCTTTACGCCCCGCCTGCCGAGGCGTTGAAGGCGGAACTGCAGGATAGCGCGGCGGCAACCATCCGCGCGCCGCGGGGCTAGGACCGGTGGTGGTCCAGATCGCGATCGCGATCGGGGCGATGACCCTCAT encodes:
- a CDS encoding alpha-amylase family glycosyl hydrolase — translated: MLTALSLALAAAAAAPPADYRARLPEDEVIYFLLPDRFENGDTSNDRGGIAGDRLATGFDPAHKGFFHGGDLNGLTRRLDYIQGLGATAVWLSPVFKNKPVQGPSGQESAGYHGYWITDFTQVDPHLGTKADFKAFVDAAHARGMKVYMDIIANHTADVIQFAECAGKGECPYRSIADYPYQRRGGATGPAINSGFSGEREETAANFSRLTDPDYAYTIRIPDSEKTVKVPSWLNDPAYYHNRGDTTFRGESSQMGDFVGLDDLFTEHPRVVQGMIDIYGKWIDDYGVDGFRIDTAQHVNPEFWQKFVPAMMERARARGIPNFHIFGEVATSEMDPAHLAVNTIVDRLPTVLDFAFGRAVIDTVAGDIGTDQLAKLFRADPIYAGGVATARRLPTFLGNHDAGRFGMFVRKAKPQAGDDEVLKRTILGHAMLLTLRGVPTIYSGDEQGFAGKGGDQDARQDMFASRTATYNEDSLIGTRATTAAANFDTGHPIYRKIATLARIRTSHPALTRGEQRLRFASDKPGLFAMSRFDPSTGRETLLLYNTSAQPIAQNVRVDVGSTRFTALAGPCPAKPVAPGSVAISLPALSYAVCDAR
- a CDS encoding alpha-amylase family glycosyl hydrolase codes for the protein MHAEEAIRETPVAERGKEWWRGAAIYQIYPRSFADSDGDGIGDLRGITGRLDYVASLGVDAIWLSPFFTSPMRDFGYDVADFCDVDPVFGTLADFDALLKRAHELGLRVIIDQVYSHSSDQHAWFAESRSSRDNPRADWYVWHDPKPDGSPPNNWQSVFGGPAWEWDSRRSQYYLHNFLPEQPDLNLHNPAVQDAILGVAQFWLDRGVDGFRIDAVNFAMHDPQLHDNPPAASGHKGGRPFDFQQHLYNQSHPDIPKFLERVKALANHYPDRFLLAEVGGDRALQEMLDYTRGDGRLDSAYSFDFLYADRLDAKLVCQTQSAWPDSLDSGWPCFAFENHDSSRAVSRWQGDGDASAFLAMKMALLACLRGSIIIYQGEELGLDQVDIPFDKIRDPEAVRNWPLTLSRDGARTPFPWSESAQNAGFSRAEPWLPLGPGHAALAQDAQERDPQSLMNLTRRLLMLRQNHPALRSGTLERCTADGDLLTLERAGDGETITCRFNLGGGTRSIDAGEAGSVILALGGANRSSLPPYAVLVTRRP
- a CDS encoding beta-carotene hydroxylase — encoded protein: MEGVAYVAHRWVMHGLGWFLHESHHRERHGWFELNDLYALIFAVPSIVLLYGGVQAGWGDWATWVGAGIAAYGAIYFGFHDVIVHRRIGHRYVPRSTYMKRIVQAHRLHHVTTSKHGSVSFGFLYAPPAEALKAELQDSAAATIRAPRG